From one Trifolium pratense cultivar HEN17-A07 linkage group LG1, ARS_RC_1.1, whole genome shotgun sequence genomic stretch:
- the LOC123923484 gene encoding ubiquitin-like domain-containing protein CIP73 isoform X1: MASQSSSNEGGPSTLNVSSDSSDSTVHLNVKTLDSRIYTFQVHKNMPVSQFKEKIANEIGVPVSQQRLIFRGKVLKDEHVLSEYHFENGHTLHLVERQPNQSQTPGTGSGETTSTTSNRGNDVGSGAPRNRVGQISHSVVLGTFNVGEQGEGISQDLTRVIGAVLNSFANGGQNTINVPNSTQNSSAPAGNETEGNQAENQSLAGNQAPSGQAFSGQAFQSRPHVVQIPMAAGAIPVPSFNAPIPDSLSTLSEFINRMEHTLSQNGYGPNVSSTNLGDQQAELPSNTQGLPTLEALTTVLHRAEQLLSGQAVSALSHIAGRMEREGTSADLGIRGQIQSESAQIGIAMQHLGALLLELGRTMLTLRMGRSPAESVVNAGPAVYISPSGPNPIMAQPFPLQTSSLFGGPLSSTPATLGTVGVGSAPRNVNIHIHAAGASLAPIVSAIGSRPNNGEGTRTEHRSEPGSGVSGSTRVLPVRNVMSATLPSNPSGTGAAGSTPTGFSISTSQLPPDSAPLSSVLAEIHSRLRNSVGNMQGDSTVLSGQMQSANRDLSSGSEPRPAHVNEQRDTGETNGCGDAGASSVGPTSESGVEKSEHNQPQTEAIKTCSNDERDVLIDKFVSSSSNQDLQSCSSGETTVKSEKVQEAPTVSERRDVTEPAKTAPLGLGVSGLERKKRTRLQPPVGKAADDGSSSSSINRSQEPRTDSQNILQTLASQGSAVNLINADRPSSQRPIPSGGSQIDVAGLMSQVLHSPALNGLLEGFSQQTGVDSPDGLRNMLQQFTQSPQMMNTVNQIAQHVGSQDMGNMLTGTGRGQGGGVDFSRMFQQMMPIVSQALGGGNPPSLFSAAEPETRAPYRNENSDNQSLQLDLQPVVERIDRPSPPRDVFRAVAENAVQLSGSGSASDDLLDELCCNESLASEYMEMLRYDVNQLLEGRSKRDKS; this comes from the exons ATGGCGTCTCAATCTTCTTCAAACGAAGGCGGCCCTAGTACCCTCAATGTTTCATCAGATTCTTCAGATTCAACTGTTCACCTAAATGTCAAGACTCTTGATTCCCGAATCTACACCTTTCAAGTTCACAAAAAT aTGCCCGTTTCGCAGTTCAAAGAGAAAATTGCAAATGAAATAGGTGTTCCAGTTAGTCAGCAACGACTAATATTTAGAGGAAAAGTCTTAAAGGATGAACATGTTCTTTCTGAGTATC ATTTTGAGAATGGGCATACATTGCATTTAGTTGAAAGACAGCCAAATCAGTCACAGACTCCTGGTACAGGCTCTGGTGAGACAACTAGCACAACCAGTAACCGAG GAAACGATGTTGGATCAGGAGCTCCTCGTAACCGTGTTGGGCAAATTTCGCACAGTGTGGTTCTTGGGACTTTTAATGTGGGGGAACAGGGTGAAGGCATTTCTCAAGACCTTACTCGG GTTATTGGGGCAGTTTTGAATTCTTTTGCGAACGGGGGCCAGAACACAATTAATGTTCCTAATTCCACACAAAATTCTTCA GCTCCAGCAGGGAATGAAACTGAAGGAAATCAAGCTGAAAATCAAAGCCTAGCCGGAAATCAGGCACCATCTGGACAGGCATTTTCTGGTCAAGCATTCCAATCACGGCCTCATGTTGTTCAGATTCCTATGGCTGCAGGAGCTATACCTGTTCCTTCTTTCAATGCA CCAATTCCTGATTCACTGAGCACGCTGTCTGAGTTCATAAATCGCATGGAACATACACTTTCACAAAATG GTTATGGGCCAAATGTATCTTCAACTAACCTTGGAGATCAACAAGCTGAATTGCCTTCCAATACACAAGGGTTGCCGACACTTGAAGCACTGACCACTGTATTGCATCGTGCAGAACAGTTGCTTAGTGGTCAAGCTGTTTCTGCGCTATCT CATATTGCAGGGCGCATGGAGCGAGAGGGAACTTCTGCTGATCTAGGTATAAGGGGTCAAATACAGTCAGAGTCAGCACAGATAGGAATTGCTATGCAGCATTTGGGTGCACTTCTACTTGAACTAGGCCGAACTATGTTAACACTGCGAATGGGACGGTCTCCt gCAGAATCTGTTGTTAATGCTGGACCAGCAGTTTATATTTCTCCATCAGGGCCGAATCCTATAATGGCGCAG CCATTTCCACTTCAGACAAGTTCCCTCTTTGGCGGTCCACTTTCTTCAACTCCTGCAACTTTAGGCACCGTTGGTGTTGGAAGTGCTCCTAGGAACGTAAACATTCACATACACGCTGCTG GTGCCTCTCTTGCACCAATTGTTTCAGCAATTGGCTCTAGACCAAATAATGGGGAAGGAACGAGGACTGAACACCGTAGTGAGCCTGGTTCTGGGGTTTCAGGTTCGACACGGGTTTTACCCGTTAGAAATGTTATGTCAGCAACTCTCCCATCCAACCCTTCTGGCACCGGAGCTGCTGGTAGCACACCAACTGGATTTAGTATTTCTACTTCACAGCTACCACCTGATTCAGCTCCATTATCATCTGTTTTAGCGGAAATCCATTCTCGCCTTAGAAACTCTGTTGGCAATATGCAAGGAGATAGCACAGTTCTGTCAG GCCAAATGCAATCAGCTAACAGGGACTTGTCTTCTGGATCTGAACCAAGACCCGCACATGTAAATGAACAGAGAGATACTGGGGAGACAAATGGATGTGGTGATGCCGGTGCATCCTCAGTTGGTCCCACTTCTGAAAGTGGAGTAGAGAAG TCTGAACACAACCAGCCCCAAACTGAGGCAATCAAAACCTGTAGTAATGACGAGAGAGATGTTTTGATCGACAAATTTGTTTCAAGTTCTTCCAATCAAGATTTACAAAGTTGTTCTAGTGGAGAAACAACGGTAAAATCAGAGAAAGTACAGGAGGCTCCAACTGTAAGTGAAAGACGAGATGTAACTGAACCTGCCAAAACTGCTCCTCTTGGACTGGGTGTGAGTGGTTTGGAGCGTAAG AAACGAACCAGACTTCAACCTCCTGTTGGTAAAGCTGCTGATGACGGATCCTCCAGTTCTTCCATCAATCGAAGTCAGGAACCAAGGACAGATAGTCAAAATATATTGCAAACACTCGCGAGTCAAGGATCTGCGGTTAATTTGATAAATGCTGACAGGCCATCATCTCAGCGACCCATACCCTCCGGTGGTAGTCAGATTGATGTGGCGGGTTTAATGTCTCAGGTTCTACATAGTCCTGCTCTGAATGGTTTGTTGGAAGGGTTTTCACAGCAAACAGGTGTCGACTCACCTGATGGCTTAAGGAACATGTTGCAGCAGTTCACTCAAAGCCCACAGATGATGAACACAGTCAATCAGATTGCCCAGCATGTTGGCAGTCAGGATATGGGGAACATGTTAACTGGAACGGGAAGAGGGCAGGGTGGTGGCGTTGATTTttcaaggatgtttcaacaGATGATGCCCATTGTATCACAAGCCCTTGGAGGGGGAAATCCTCCATCATTATTCTCTGCTGCAGAACCAGAAACCCGTGCACCCTACAGGAATGAAAATTCCGATAATCAAAGTTTACAG CTCGACCTTCAACCAGTGGTAGAGAGGATTGATCGCCCAAGTCCACCTAGAGATGTCTTCCGTGCTGTAGCTGAAAATGCTGTACAGCTGTCTGGTAGCGGAAGTGCTTCTGATGATCTTCTGGATGAGTTATGTTGCAATGAAAGTCTTGCCAGT GAATATATGGAGATGTTGCGATATGATGTAAATCAGCTGCTTGAAGGACGTTCGAAGAGAGACAAGTCCTAA